A region from the Brassica napus cultivar Da-Ae chromosome C8, Da-Ae, whole genome shotgun sequence genome encodes:
- the LOC106378813 gene encoding putative F-box protein At1g57580 — protein MDSLPGHLLNKVLFKTDLRALAMLCCTNTSLQSHIHDPSFVSEYYSQIKSSLLHISTYGSPYLVYHHPHSGSRSHKTKNRLMECHILECCSGLLLLFIDGRLCVTNPIRKKFRFLTRRDKRKQLGLAVNQLDRTTQNFKVVYIFEMAKTDQTKYGFEINAGDSWTYSKTTLTCHTNNLDDRMKNPVYLNGSLHWLRNDGSIIAFNPETEQARLIQTDFPRGLTSRTLFAPGVNSLTLVSANENILSDPKWVLEKQIQNGVIDKIVTWYVEAYNGKCLVLRTCYDGVVHVYDLSASKWAVMGSVPTWCDANRDFFLFTPSSSSVVGLDEILACGDRRISSLRLIMGLVDGSSSEKVE, from the coding sequence ATGGACAGCTTGCCTGGCCATCTCTTGAACAAGGTTCTCTTCAAGACAGATCTCAGAGCTCTGGCTATGTTGTGTTGCACAAATACATCACTCCAGTCCCATATACACGATCCTTCTTTTGTATCTGAATACTATTCTCAGATAAAATCCAGTTTGCTTCATATCTCCACTTATGGCTCACCTTACCTAGTCTACCACCACCCACACAGCGGTTCTAGGTCACATAAAACCAAAAACAGGTTAATGGAGTGTCATATTTTGGAATGCTGCTCAGGCCTTCTTCTACTTTTCATTGATGGTCGTCTATGCGTGACAAACCCCATTAGGAAGAAGTTTCGATTCTTGACTCGTCGGGACAAGAGAAAGCAGCTAGGGCTCGCGGTTAATCAGCTTGATCGAACCACACAGAATTTCAAAGTTGTGTACATATTCGAGATGGCAAAAACCGATCAAACGAAGTATGGTTTCGAGATTAACGCCGGAGACTCATGGACATATTCAAAAACTACACTTACTTGCCACACAAACAATCTTGATGACCGTATGAAGAACCCTGTTTACTTGAACGGGTCTCTTCACTGGCTAAGAAACGACGGAAGCATCATAGCTTTCAACCCCGAAACAGAGCAAGCACGGCTGATCCAGACTGACTTCCCCCGGGGATTGACTTCGAGAACGCTCTTTGCACCCGGAGTTAATAGCTTGACTTTGGTATCAGCCAATGAGAACATTCTCAGTGATCCCAAATGGGTCCTCGAGAAGCAGATCCAGAACGGAGTGATTGACAAAATAGTTACTTGGTACGTAGAAGCTTACAACGGAAAGTGTTTAGTGTTACGAACTTGTTATGATGGAGTAGTTCATGTGTACGACTTGAGTGCTAGCAAGTGGGCAGTCATGGGTTCGGTTCCAACGTGGTGCGATGCAAATCGAGATTTTTTTCTATTCACGCCGTCGTCGTCTTCTGTGGTAGGACTTGATGAGATATTGGCTTGTGGTGATAGACGCATCTCCTCTCTAAGATTGATTATGGGACTTGTTGATGGAAGCTCATCAGAAAAGGTGGAGTAG
- the LOC111209156 gene encoding protein JINGUBANG-like, protein MPSSKDTNSQKFTKLKKVETDPDPDLYDITYVDVTPSESCSSPLSKSPWSVQVDPNVIEPPRSSASKSTASHAKEPKNYSPNILMGSLVREEGHIYSLATSGDLLFTGSDSKNIRVWKNHIEFSTFKSNSGLVKAIVLAADKIFTGHQDGKIRVWKVSSKDSSVFRRVGTMPLIRDYIKNSIASSSYLGFMRRNRTSTSAQGFRHLDAISCLALSEDRRLLYSGSWDKTFKVWRVSDLRCLESVNAHDDAVNAVVAGFDGLVFSGSADGSVKVWRREDQAKETKHFFSETLLKQDCAVTAIAVDQSGMLIYCGSSDGTVNFWERDDNMKNGGILKGHKLAVLCLFAAGNLLFSGSADLGIRVWRRPERGGGGGRGGEHACVSVLTGHAGPVKCLAVERDQESVSGERRWIVYSGSLDRSVKMWRVSENSPPLEFMTDSSGGSSRLTVAPSFSAQGRISHNK, encoded by the coding sequence atgcCTTCAAGCAAAGACACCAACAGCCAGAAATTTACAAAACTAAAGAAAGTAGAAACTGATCCAGACCCTGACCTTTACGACATAACATACGTCGATGTAACTCCCTCTGAAAGCTGCTCTTCTCCATTGTCCAAATCACCATGGTCCGTACAAGTCGATCCCAACGTCATAGAACCGCCACGTTCTTCTGCGTCAAAATCCACGGCGTCGCACGCCAAAGAACCTAAGAACTACTCTCCCAACATTCTCATGGGATCCCTGGTCCGCGAAGAAGGCCACATCTATTCTTTAGCTACCTCTGGCGATTTACTCTTCACAGGATCTGACTCCAAGAACATTAGGGTTTGGAAAAACCACATCGAGTTCTCCACTTTCAAATCCAACAGCGGGTTGGTTAAAGCTATTGTTCTTGCAGCAGACAAGATATTCACCGGACATCAAGACGGGAAGATCCGCGTTTGGAAAGTCTCGTCTAAAGACTCGAGCGTGTTCCGTCGCGTTGGCACCATGCCGCTTATCCGAGACTACATCAAAAACTCCATAGCCTCTTCCTCTTACTTGGGTTTCATGAGACGGAACCGAACCAGCACAAGCGCGCAAGGGTTCCGACATCTTGACGCCATCTCGTGTCTAGCGTTAAGCGAAGACAGGAGGCTTTTGTATTCGGGGTCGTGGGATAAAACGTTTAAAGTGTGGAGAGTCTCTGACCTCAGATGCTTGGAGTCGGTGAACGCGCACGATGACGCGGTGAACGCGGTCGTCGCGGGTTTTGACGGTTTGGTTTTCTCCGGTTCAGCGGATGGTTCGGTTAAAGTGTGGAGGAGAGAGGATCAAGCCAAGGAGACGAAACATTTCTTCTCCGAAACGTTATTGAAACAAGACTGCGCCGTGACGGCGATAGCGGTTGATCAGAGCGGGATGTTAATTTACTGCGGTTCATCTGACGGAACCGTTAACTTTTGGGAACGGGATGATAATATGAAAAACGGCGGCATTTTGAAAGGGCATAAACTCGCTGTTCTTTGTCTCTTCGCGGCGGGGAATTTGTTGTTTAGTGGTTCTGCTGATCTTGGGATTCGTGTTTGGAGGAGACCCGAAcgcggtggtggtggcggcAGAGGTGGAGAGCACGCGTGTGTTTCGGTTTTGACAGGACATGCAGGTCCGGTGAAGTGTTTGGCCGTGGAGAGAGATCAAGAGTCTGTATCGGGTGAGAGACGGTGGATTGTGTACAGTGGGAGTTTAGATAGGTCGGTGAAGATGTGGCGTGTTTCGGAGAATTCTCCGCCGTTGGAATTTATGACAGATTCGTCTGGTGGTTCTTCTAGGTTAACGGTGGCTCCTAGCTTCTCGGCTCAAGGGAGAATTAGCCacaataaatag
- the LOC106380230 gene encoding major pollen allergen Ole e 10-like has product MVATTMSLSLTVLFFFLLISTVSMAQRNVWCVANSDATDEQLQATIDWCCSDSGGFRDCTPIQPGGVCYEPNTLRDHASFVMNLYYQNEGSTKAQCNFSGTGTEVHDDPSHGPCIYVHY; this is encoded by the coding sequence ATGGTGGCAACAACAATGTCTTTATCATTGACagtgctcttcttcttcctcctcataTCAACAGTATCCATGGCCCAAAGAAATGTATGGTGTGTGGCGAATTCTGATGCGACAGATGAACAACTACAAGCGACTATAGATTGGTGTTGCAGCGACTCAGGAGGTTTTCGAGATTGTACACCGATCCAACCAGGTGGAGTCTGCTACGAACCAAACACTCTCAGAGATCATGCGTCGTTTGTGATGAACTTGTATTACCAGAACGAAGGTTCCACCAAGGCGCAATGCAATTTCAGTGGTACCGGCACTGAAGTTCATGACGACCCAAGCCATGGCCCGTGTATTTATGTGCATTattaa
- the LOC106378810 gene encoding uncharacterized protein LOC106378810, with product MSAMVRPLVNRPVGFPRGGLKLMPLGGVLTIDNVCKKLEASNPSVCSHGWKSILHGRDLLIGNFGKALGNGCTTRIWKDSWISLDQQFKRYGPIPEAALDLTVSDLLTTDMNWNKNRNEELLPNLSTQIQCLRPGHPETEDIFIWQPLPSSVYSARSGYCAAVSQKQTSCSTQTFDWIRDVWKQECSPQMKVFLWSIIQKALPLGENLQSKGVRSEAVCIKCKEQETAIHTFFICPFAREVWDKVPLKNVVHIATGDNIKEVIAAFRTACCLPPTGISRTILPWIVWSLWTARNLHIFENKVLSAEEVATNGLSLAREWINAQGTVQRVREEIPRSIKSKTPQANPLLVSTCRSDAAWDKSSKRAGLAWSITGGTLRIDRQGSLTENHVSSPIVAEALALRSGLITAVELEIPRIRIFSDNSTLIRAINFDMQTKEIFGIIRDIHRISSAFIEISFHHLSLDLIKDVDQIAKRTLRGPNV from the exons ATGTCTGCTATGGTACGGCCGTTAGTAAATCGGCCGGTTGGATTCCCACGGGGTGGTTTGAAATTGATGCCATTAGGAGGAGTATTGACTATAGACAACGTTTGCAA GAAACTTGAAGCATCAAACCCGTCTGTCTGTTCTCACGGGTGGAAGAGTATCTTACATGGTAGAGACCTATTGATAGGAAACTTTGGAAAAGCTTTAGGAAACGGATGTACTACAAGGATATGGAAAGACTCCTGGATCTCCCTAGATCAACAGTTCAAACGTTATGGCCCTATACCCGAAGCGGCACTAGACTTAACTGTCTCAGATCTTCTAACTACTGATATGAATTGGAACAAAAACAGGAATGAAGAGCTCTTACCTAATCTCTCGACACAAATCCAATGCTTACGTCCAGGCCATCCAGAAACAGAAGATATCTTCATCTGGCAGCCGCTTCCATCGAGTGTATACTCAGCAAGATCGGGCTACTGCGCTGCAGTATCACAAAAACAGACATCATGCTCAACACAAACCTTTGACTGGATACGAGATGTGTGGAAACAAGAATGCTCACCACAAATGAAAGTCTTTCTATGGTCGATCATCCAGAAAGCACTTCCACTAGGCGAAAATCTACAGAGCAAAGGAGTAAGGTCAGAGGCAGTGTGCATCAAATGTAAGGAACAAGAAACGGCGATTCATACCTTCTTTATATGCCCATTCGCACGTGAAGTCTGGGATAAAGTCCCTTTGAAAAATGTAGTTCACATAGCTACAGGAGATAACATTAAAGAGGTAATAGCCGCATTCAGAACCGCTTGCTGCCTCCCACCGACAGGTATATCCAGAACGATTCTTCCCTGGATTGTTTGGTCACTATGGACAGCAAGGAATCTACATATCTTCGAGAACAAAGTCTTATCAGCAGAGGAAGTGGCAACGAATGGTCTAAGCCTAGCTAGAGAGTGGATCAACGCACAAGGAACGGTACAACGAGTCAGAGAAGAAATACCTAGATCAATCAAGAGTAAAACTCCTCAGGCGAATCCACTCCTTGTCAGCACATGCAGATCTGACGCTGCTTGGGATAAATCATCAAAAAGGGCGGGACTTGCTTGGAGCATAACAGGAGGAACACTGAGAATCGACAGACAGGGAAGCCTCACTGAGAATCATGTCTCTTCTCCGATCGTCGCAGAAGCCCTAGCTCTCCGATCGGGTCTCATCACCGCGGTAGAACTTGAAATCCCACGGATCAGAATTTTCTCTGACAACTCAACGCTCATCCGAGCCATCAACTTCGACATGCAGACCAAGGAAATCTTCGGAATCATCCGTGATATCCATCGAATCTCCTCTGCGTTCATCGAAATTTCTTTTCATCATCTATCTCTTGATCTGATCAAAGATGTCGATCAGATTGCCAAAAGGACCCTACGCGGCCCAAATGTTTAA
- the LOC106378808 gene encoding dof zinc finger protein DOF3.4-like — protein sequence MMMSDSGESRQIAMRPHGVITGLPPTASEQQEQLPCPRCNSTNTKFCYYNNYNFSQPRHFCKSCRRYWTHGGTLRDIPVGGGTRKSAKRSRTCSGTSSVPLQATPVLFPHSSTSNGVSHTVTAPLENDGKGSALSLSGNFTSLLNQNNAAHGTGSVIGIGLGSSFDDVSFGLGRAVWPFSTVGDSATTNVPGVAVPYTWQFEGLESSNAVEYFAWPDLSITTPGRNSLK from the coding sequence ATGATGATGTCTGACTCCGGCGAATCACGACAGATAGCGATGAGACCTCACGGCGTGATAACAGGGCTTCCTCCGACCGCCAGCGAGCAGCAAGAGCAGCTCCCATGTCCTCGCTGCAACTCGACCAACACAAAGTTCTGTTACTACAACAACTACAACTTCTCTCAGCCTCGTCACTTCTGCAAATCCTGTCGCCGTTACTGGACTCACGGCGGGACTCTCCGCGACATTCCCGTCGGCGGCGGTACTCGCAAATCCGCGAAACGCTCCCGCACTTGCTCCGGAACCAGCAGCGTTCCGTTGCAAGCGACACCTGTTCTCTTCCCTCACTCGTCGACCTCTAACGGCGTTAGCCACACCGTAACCGCTCCGCTCGAAAACGACGGAAAGGGAAGCGCTTTATCTCTCTCCGGCAACTTCACCTCTCTGTTGAACCAGAACAACGCAGCGCACGGAACCGGGTCGGTTATCGGAATCGGGCTCGGGTCGAGTTTTGATGACGTCAGCTTCGGACTCGGAAGAGCCGTGTGGCCGTTTTCGACCGTGGGGGATTCTGCGACGACTAATGTCCCAGGGGTTGCGGTACCGTACACGTGGCAGTTCGAGGGTTTAGAGAGCAGCAACGCCGTTGAGTACTTTGCGTGGCCGGATCTCTCCATCACAACACCTGGGAGGAACTCCCTCAAATGA